One Brassica napus cultivar Da-Ae chromosome C4, Da-Ae, whole genome shotgun sequence genomic region harbors:
- the LOC106372787 gene encoding uncharacterized protein LOC106372787 has protein sequence MKQDEVDGDDYDADNINSEKENREKLAKSPVVELVKMGDLFLNKTVLKARFELCAMKHNFHYTVTNSNKSVWCIRCADKVCFWGARAECLKGSTCFIIKKYVGVNSCAPSCKTSAGKTASAKTIGGLIMHKYEGIKEGPKAKDIVQIMRNDYGCEISDSLAWDSREYAVNAIRGIPDESYGKIPKYLHMLREANPAFGQSIRGLSKVMRRVIVVDGTFLKSKFKGVLRVATAIDGNSNLYPIAFRIVDSENEQSWEWFMRQLKVVVADDNGLTFISDRQVSIAKALEKVYPLARHGICIHHLLNNVISYFKGKGLAGLISKASKAYRVVDFKKTFAHVCNISPAIGNYLMEADVKKWARCQFHGYRYDIRTNNPVESINSALRSPREFPVIPLLDSIREMLTRWFFKRKKLISKHIHRLTIDVEEKIDRRIEKGKNFGVYPVTDSQLLVKGDTIDCFVDLDKRTCSCGKYDLLKIPCRRAIKAGFFDGREPYKLTDFLYTTGAWREAYQESINPISVPEDGWSVPQVVENSEVLPPETRRFLGRNRKRIYETVEDKIRSSQGSQGGQLRKCSRCGLGSHNRATCKMPI, from the exons atgAAGCAAGACGAGGTTGATGGAGATGATTATGATGCTGACAACATCAActctgaaaaagaaaacagagaaaaattgGCAAAGAGTCCGGTGGTCGAATTGGTTAAGATGGGAGATCTTTTCCTCAACAAAACAGTTTTGAAAGCGAGGTTTGAGTTATGTGCTATGAAGCATAACTTTCACTACACAGTTACCAACTCCAATAAATCAGTTTGGTGTATTAGATGCGCTGATAAGGTGTGCTTTTGGGGTGCTCGAGCAGAGTGTTTGAAGGGCTCcacatgttttattattaagaaGTATGTCGGTGTAAATTCCTGCGCACCTTCATGCAAAACCAGTGCCGGAAAGACAGCTTCAGCAAAAACGATAGGCGGTCTGATCATGCATAAATATGAAGGTATCAAGGAAGGGCCTAAAGCGAAAGATATTGTTCAGATTATGCGTAATGATTATGGATGTGAGATCTCTGATTCTTTAGCATGGGATTCCCGTGAATATGCAGTCAACGCTATTAGAGGTATTCCAGACGAAAGTTATGGGAAAATACCAAAATACTTGCACATGCTGCGAGAGGCCAATCCGG CATTTGGTCAATCGATCAGAGGCTTAAGCAAAGTCATGAGGCGTGTCATTGTTGTCGATGGAACATTCTTGAAAAGTAAATTCAAAGGGGTGCTACGGGTTGCAACTGCTATAGAtggaaattcaaatttatatcctATTGCATTTAGGATAGTAGACTCTGAGAATGAACagtcttgggaatggtttatgaGACAATTAAAAGTTGTTGTTGCTGATGATAATGGTTTGACTTTTATTTCGGATAGACAAGTGTCAATAGCGAAGGCACTGGAGAAAGTGTATCCGCTAGCGAGACATGgtatttgtattcatcatttgttgaataatgtgaTATCATATTTCAAGGGGAAGGGATTAGCTGGGTTGATTTCTAAGGCTTCGAAGGCTTATAGAGTGGTTGATTTCAAGAAGACGTTTGCTCATGTTTGCAATATCAGTCCAGCAATTGGAAATTATCTTATGGAAGCGGATGTCAAAAAGTGGGCTAGATGTCAATTTCATGGATACAGGTATGACATTAGGACAAACAATCCTGTAGAGTCGATAAATTCTGCGTTGCGTTCGCCAAGAGAGTTTCCCGTAATTCCTTTGTTGGACAGTATTAGAGAAATGCTGACACGCTGGTTTTTTAAGCGTAAGAAGTTGATTTCAAAGCACATCCATCGTTTGACCATAGATGTGGAGGAAAAGATCGATAGAAGAATCGAAAAGGGGAAAAATTTCGGAGTTTACCCTGTAACCGATAGCCAGCTGCTTGTTAAAGGCGATACAATTGACTGCTTTGTTGATTTGGACAAACGGACTTGTTCTTGTGGGAAGTACGACCTCTTGAAGATCCCTTGTAGACGTGCAATAAAAGCCGGTTTCTTTGATGGTAGAGAACCATATAAATTGACTGATTTTTTGTATACCACGGGAGCTTGGAGAGAAGCTTATCAAGAAAGCATAAATCCCATTTCAGTTCCTGAAGATGGTTGGTCCGTCCCACAAGTTGTGGAAAATTCTGAAGTGCTACCGCCTGAGACAAGAAGATTTCTTGGAAGAAATAGAAAACGCATATATGAAACTGTTGAAGACAAAATCCGATCATCACAAGGATCACAGGGGGGTCAACTTCGCAAGTGCAGTAGATGTGGTCTTGGTAGTCATAACAGAGCAACTTGCAAGATGCCAATATAG
- the LOC106374202 gene encoding beta-glucosidase 16-like has translation MRSKCLLLLLIITFIYVGVSANNHSSRPILRRSDFPEDFIFGSATSAYQCEGAAHEDGRGPSIWDTFSENFPEKILDGSNGSIADNSYNLYKEDVNLLHQIGFHAYRFSISWSRILPRGDLKGGINQAGVDYYNNLINQLLLKGMKPFVTIFHWDLPEALEYAYGGFRGAEIVNDFRDYAELCFQKFGDRVKHWVTVNEPFTVVRDAYIIGQKAPGRCSSFTNPNCTGGDGATEPYIVGHNFLLAHGAAVKIYREKYQAIQKGKIGIALNTEWHYPYSDSYADKLAAARATAFTFDYFLEPIVYGRYPAEMVNHVKDGRLPTFTPEESSMLKGSYDFIGLNYYLSFYVKHVPCATENITMYTDRCASIVGERNGVPIGPTAGSSWLMIYPKGIRDLLLHSKLKYNDPVLYITENGVNEPNTGEIFLNDDLRIDYYANHLKMVRDAISMGVNVKGYLAWSLMDNFEWSEGYTVRFGIVYVDFRNGRKRYPKKSTKWFRRLLKGKYNGTKQQVAVM, from the exons ATGAGAAGTAAATGTCTCCTTTTACTGTTGATCATAACTTTCATCTACGTTGGAGTTTCTGCAAATAATCACTCCTCAAGACCTATTTTAAGGAGAAGTGATTTCCCAGAAGATTTCATTTTTGGATCTGCCACTTCTGCATACCAG tgtgaAGGTGCTGCTCATGAAGATGGTAGAGGACCAAGTATCTGGGACACCTTCTCTGAAAATTTTCCAG AGAAGATATTGGATGGTAGTAATGGGTCCATTGCTGATAATTCTTACAACCTATACAAG GAAGATGTGAATTTGCTGCATCAAATTGGCTTCCATGCTTACCGATTCTCGATCTCATGGTCACGGATTTTGCCTC GTGGGGATTTAAAGGGAGGTATCAACCAGGCCGGAGTAGATTATTACAACAACTTGATTAATCAACTTCtgttaaaag GAATGAAGCCATTTGTCACAATCTTTCACTGGGACCTACCAGAGGCACTTGAATATGCTTACGGTGGCTTCCGCGGAGCTGAGATTGT GAATGATTTCCGGGACTATGCAGAACTCTGCTTCCAGAAATTTGGAGATAGAGTGAAACATTGGGTGACAGTAAACGAGCCATTTACAGTGGTACGTGATGCTTACATAATTGGTCAAAAGGCACCTGGAAGATGTTCCAGTTTCACTAATCCTAATTGCACCGGGGGTGATGGAGCCACCGAACCTTACATCGTCGGCCATAACTTCCTCCTCGCTCATGGAGCCGCCGTCAAGATATACAGAGAAAAGTACCAG GCAATTCAGAAAGGCAAAATTGGTATCGCCTTAAACACAGAATGGCACTACCCTTACTCGGATTCTTATGCTGACAAACTAGCCGCAGCTCGAGCCACGGCCTTCACCTTTGACTACTTCTTGGAGCCAATCGTCTATGGTAGATACCCAGCCGAAATGGTAAACCATGTGAAAGACGGTCGCCTTCCTACATTCACACCAGAAGAGTCATCAATGCTAAAAGGATCATATGATTTCATAGGTCTTAACTATTACTTATCTTTCTACGTTAAACACGTGCCGTGTGCAACTGAAAACATCACCATGTACACCGATCGTTGCGCCAGCATAGTAG GTGAGCGAAATGGAGTGCCTATCGGTCCAACG GCTGGTTCGAGTTGGCTTATGATATACCCCAAGGGTATTCGTGATCTTCTACTgcattcaaaattaaaatacaatgaTCCCGTCTTGTATATAACAGAAAACG GAGTGAATGAACCTAACACTGGAGAAATCTTTCTTAATGACGACTTGAGAATTGACTACTACGCTAATCACCTTAAGATGGTTCGCGATGCAATCTC GATGGGGGTGAATGTGAAAGGATATTTGGCATGGTCGTTGATGGATAACTTCGAGTGGTCGGAAGGATACACGGTCCGGTTCGGGATAGTGTATGTGGACTTTAGAAATGGACGTAAGAGGTATCCCAAGAAATCAACTAAGTGGTTTAGGAGATTGTTGAAGGGAAAGTATAATGGGACTAAACAGCAAGTGGCTGTTATGTAG
- the LOC106375305 gene encoding beta-glucosidase 30: MARGSRFFIILSIISLFANTIDSRTLDRHSFPDGFVFGTAASAYQYEGATDEGGKSPAIWDHFSRTYPERTKMHNAHVAIDFYHRYKDDIKLMKELNMDAFRFSISWARLIPSGKLKDGVNKEGVQFYKDLIDELLANDIQPSMTLYHWDHPQSLEDEYGGFLSTKIVEDFRDFARICFEEFGDKVKMWTTINEPYIMTIAGYDQGNKAAGRCSSWVNEKCHAGDSSTEPYIVSHNVLLAHAAAVDEFRKSKQISHDSQIGIVLSPRWFEPFHSDSTDDKEAAERALAYEIEWHLDPVIHGDYPEIVKKYAGDKLPSFTEEESNMLKNSSDFVGINYYTARFATHIPEIDPAKPRFKTDHHVEWKLTNHSGHIIGPGDERGLILSHPQGLRKVLNYIKDRYNNIPVYIKENGINDNDDGTKPREEILKDTFRIEYHDTHIQQLHKAIVEDGCDVRGYYAWSMMDNFEWEHGYTARFGLYYVDFVNGLKRYPKDSVKWFKQFLKRSIGQAKEEEVREMLRVDGNKTLHEQVGFGESSGFFVSFMATYQSKREEENRCSSDLFYGRFDVLKKIEDSSSFY; the protein is encoded by the exons ATGGCTAGGGGATCTCGTTTTTTCATCATCCTTTCGATAATCTCATTGTTTGCAAACACAATCGATTCTAGAACATTAGATCGACATAGTTTCCCGGATGGATTCGTTTTTGGAACGGCTGCGTCTGCGTATCAG TACGAAGGAGCAACAGATGAAGGTGGCAAGTCTCCAGCTATATGGGACCACTTCAGCCGCACTTACCCAG AACGGACGAAGATGCATAACGCACATGTAGCGATTGATTTTTATCACCGTTATAAG gaTGACATAAAATTGATGAAGGAGCTAAACATGGACGCTTTCAGATTTTCAATCTCGTGGGCCAGACTAATTCCAA GTGGAAAGCTAAAGGATGGAGTAAACAAAGAAGGTGTACAATTCTACAAGGATCTTATCGACGAACTTCTTGCTAATG ACATACAACCATCAATGACACTATATCATTGGGACCATCCACAATCTTTGGAGGACGAATATGGTGGCTTTTTGAGCACTAAAATTGT AGAAGACTTTCGAGATTTTGCAAGAATTTGTTTCGAAGAGTTTGGAGATAAAGTTAAGATGTGGACAACGATCAATGAACCGTACATCATGACTATTGCGGGTTACGACCAAGGTAACAAGGCGGCTGGTCGATGCTCATCATGGGTAAACGAAAAGTGTCATGCGGGCGATTCGAGTACCGAGCCTTACATTGTTTCACATAACGTTCTTCTTGCTCATGCCGCTGCGGTAGACGAGTTCAGAAAGTCTAAACAAATATCGCATGATAGCCAAATTGGGATAGTTTTATCACCAAGATGGTTCGAGCCTTTTCATTCCGACTCTACTGATGATAAAGAAGCAGCTGAACGAGCTCTTGCTTATGAAATTGAATG GCATCTTGATCCAGTGATTCATGGAGATTATCCAGAGATTGTGAAAAAATACGCGGGAGATAAGTTACCTTCATTTACTGAGGAGGAATCAAACATGTTAAAAAATTCATCAGATTTTGTGGGAATAAACTACTATACAGCACGCTTCGCTACTCATATTCCTGAGATCGACCCAGCAAAGCCTCGGTTCAAGACTGATCATCACGTCGAATGGAAAC TGACTAACCACAGTGGCCACATTATCGGACCCGGG GATGAGAGAGGTTTAATATTGTCTCATCCACAAGGCTTGAGAAAAGTTCTAAACTATATCAAAGATAGATACAATAACATCCCAGTCTACATCAAAGAAAATG GAATCAACGATAATGACGATGGTACAAAACCAAGAGAAGAGATTCTTAAGGACACATTTAGGATTGAGTACCATGACACACATATCCAACAACTTCACAAAGCTATAGT TGAAGATGGTTGTGACGTAAGAGGATATTATGCATGGTCAATGATGGACAACTTTGAATGGGAACATGGGTACACTGCTAGATTTGGTCTTTACTATGTTGACTTTGTCAACGGTCTAAAACGTTACCCAAAAGACTCGGTGAAGTGGTTTAAGCAGTTCCTCAAGAGATCGATCGGTCAGGCTAAAGAAGAGGAAGTGAGGGAGATGTTACGTGTGGATGGGAATAAGACTCTGCATGAGCAAGTGGGTTTTGGTGAATCGTCAGGATTTTTTGTATCTTTCATGGCGACGTACCAATCGAAGAGAGAGGAGGAGAATCGTTGCTCGTCTGATTTATTTTATGGCCGTTTCGATGTTTTGAAGAAGATAGAGGATTCATCAtcattttattga